A single Endozoicomonas sp. NE40 DNA region contains:
- a CDS encoding ABC transporter permease, producing the protein MADYSWWSRFPQMDREQLLSIRKTLDGLYRDFSREYGDSIEALFDPLLDFLVWFEQLLTGSPWWLVLGVIAGIVYLASRSVKLTTAVTAVLLLIGYFGMWQDTMRTLSMITVCTLLAIVLGIPVGIAMALSDRMQKIVTPLLDVMQTMPAFVYLIPVVMLLGIGKIPGLIAVIIYAIPPVIRLTNLGIRLVDREVLEASRSFGATAWQRLVGVQLPLSMPTIMAGINQTIMMALAMVVIASMIGVKGLGQPVLKAITNQYFTLGLLNGLAIVALAIIFDRVSQSWAKRSQQYGGQQLDQ; encoded by the coding sequence ATGGCTGACTATTCCTGGTGGAGTCGCTTCCCGCAGATGGATCGTGAACAGTTGTTGTCTATTCGTAAGACACTGGACGGGTTGTACCGTGATTTTTCCAGAGAGTACGGAGACTCGATAGAAGCCCTGTTTGACCCATTGCTGGATTTTCTCGTCTGGTTTGAACAGTTACTCACGGGGTCGCCCTGGTGGCTGGTGCTGGGTGTTATTGCCGGAATTGTTTATCTCGCCAGCCGGTCAGTCAAACTCACGACGGCGGTGACTGCTGTTCTGCTGCTGATTGGCTATTTTGGCATGTGGCAGGACACCATGCGCACGTTAAGCATGATAACGGTGTGTACCCTGCTGGCGATTGTGCTGGGAATACCGGTGGGTATTGCCATGGCGCTGTCGGACAGAATGCAGAAAATCGTGACGCCGCTGCTGGATGTTATGCAGACGATGCCAGCCTTTGTTTACCTGATTCCTGTGGTGATGTTGCTGGGTATCGGCAAGATCCCCGGACTGATCGCCGTCATCATTTATGCTATTCCGCCTGTGATTCGACTGACAAACCTTGGCATTCGTCTGGTTGACCGCGAAGTGCTGGAAGCGTCCCGGTCTTTTGGCGCAACCGCCTGGCAGCGTCTGGTGGGGGTGCAGTTACCCCTGTCCATGCCAACCATTATGGCAGGCATAAACCAGACCATTATGATGGCACTGGCCATGGTGGTTATTGCTTCCATGATCGGTGTCAAAGGTCTGGGGCAGCCGGTACTGAAAGCGATTACTAACCAGTACTTTACCCTTGGTTTATTAAACGGGCTGGCGATTGTCGCCCTGGCTATTATTTTTGACCGGGTTTCCCAGTCCTGGGCAAAGCGCTCGCAGCAGTATGGAGGACAGCAGCTTGATCAATAA
- a CDS encoding ABC transporter substrate-binding protein, with protein MKFAYLAGLSLSLSVFAQLSAASDKDRCGKVTLADMNWNSATLIAHIDQFVLNHAFNCKAELVPGDTMPTGASMIEKGEPDIAPEFWSNSMKEAIDKGIREQRLMVAGKTLSEGGEEGFWVPEYLVRQYPELNSIEGVLKHTELFSHPEYSDKSAFYGCPAGWNCQISAGNLFKALKLEQAGFDLVDPGSGAALSGSIARAYERQEPWFGYYWAPTAVLGKYKMVKVDFGVKPDVEEFLNCTTQADCLSPKVTMYPPSPVNTLVTASFAEQSPEAMAYLGRRSFTNQQMNQLLAWMEDSQADGEMAMEYFLREHQDVWQAWLTDARAEQVVQALKRL; from the coding sequence ATGAAATTTGCCTACCTTGCCGGCCTCTCCCTTTCCCTGTCTGTATTTGCCCAACTCTCAGCTGCTTCCGATAAAGACCGGTGCGGTAAGGTGACGCTGGCGGATATGAACTGGAATTCCGCAACGTTGATTGCCCATATCGATCAGTTTGTGCTGAATCATGCTTTTAACTGCAAAGCGGAGCTGGTTCCCGGCGACACCATGCCCACCGGGGCATCCATGATTGAAAAAGGTGAGCCGGATATTGCGCCTGAATTCTGGAGCAACTCCATGAAAGAGGCGATTGACAAGGGCATCAGGGAGCAGCGCCTGATGGTGGCGGGGAAAACGTTGTCTGAAGGCGGTGAAGAAGGTTTCTGGGTACCTGAATATCTGGTCAGGCAATACCCGGAGTTGAACAGCATTGAGGGAGTCCTTAAACACACGGAACTGTTCAGCCATCCCGAATATTCCGACAAGTCTGCTTTTTATGGTTGCCCGGCAGGTTGGAACTGCCAGATTTCTGCGGGCAACCTGTTTAAAGCCCTGAAGCTGGAACAGGCGGGTTTTGATCTGGTTGACCCCGGTTCCGGTGCTGCACTGTCCGGCTCTATTGCCCGTGCCTATGAACGACAGGAGCCCTGGTTTGGTTACTACTGGGCGCCGACCGCCGTGCTGGGTAAATATAAAATGGTTAAAGTCGATTTTGGGGTGAAGCCTGATGTTGAAGAATTTCTGAACTGTACGACGCAGGCTGACTGCCTGAGCCCGAAAGTGACCATGTACCCACCATCACCGGTCAATACGCTGGTGACTGCCTCGTTTGCAGAACAGTCCCCCGAAGCGATGGCTTACCTTGGCAGGCGCTCCTTTACCAACCAGCAGATGAACCAGCTGCTGGCCTGGATGGAAGACAGTCAGGCTGATGGTGAAATGGCCATGGAATACTTTCTCAGGGAACATCAGGACGTGTGGCAGGCCTGGCTGACGGATGCCCGGGCTGAGCAGGTCGTTCAGGCTCTAAAACGTTTATAA